Proteins from a genomic interval of Tumebacillus sp. BK434:
- a CDS encoding alpha/beta hydrolase — protein MPRFEHAGISHYYTIIGAGFPMIFIHGLGLNHQNWLGQVPVFKKNFTVITYDVRGHGGTGASQGPIEIKDLSCDLLALCRQLKIEKAFLVAYSSGTLIAEQFALDHPEMVAGLCLAGPYARVHGAQMVMKNSLSKWLINARLHKLMAYSVAQSNAKNVVQRGFFYRIAKRAEPKEALRIMQASERFLTTREVSKIGCPVLLVYGTKDRANEIFAKEFASQMPNAQISVIEGTNHAVATRTCGAFNSILSDFVEQIELPVDPSLHFH, from the coding sequence ATGCCCCGTTTCGAACATGCAGGCATCTCGCATTACTATACGATCATCGGTGCCGGCTTTCCGATGATCTTCATCCACGGACTCGGCCTGAACCACCAGAACTGGCTCGGCCAAGTCCCTGTCTTTAAAAAAAATTTCACCGTCATCACCTACGATGTCCGCGGCCACGGCGGCACCGGCGCTTCGCAGGGGCCGATCGAGATCAAAGACCTCAGCTGTGACCTGCTCGCCCTCTGCCGCCAGCTCAAGATCGAAAAAGCGTTTCTTGTCGCCTACTCCTCCGGCACGCTGATCGCCGAGCAGTTCGCCCTCGATCATCCTGAGATGGTCGCCGGACTCTGCCTCGCCGGGCCCTATGCCCGCGTACACGGCGCGCAGATGGTGATGAAAAACAGCCTCTCCAAGTGGCTGATCAACGCCCGGCTGCACAAGCTGATGGCCTACTCCGTCGCCCAGAGCAACGCGAAAAACGTCGTCCAGCGCGGCTTCTTCTACCGCATCGCCAAACGCGCCGAACCAAAAGAAGCTTTGCGCATCATGCAGGCCTCGGAGCGCTTCCTGACCACGCGGGAGGTCTCGAAGATCGGATGCCCCGTGCTGCTCGTCTACGGCACCAAAGACCGGGCCAATGAAATTTTCGCCAAAGAATTTGCCTCGCAGATGCCGAATGCGCAGATCTCGGTGATCGAAGGCACCAACCACGCCGTCGCCACCCGCACCTGCGGGGCGTTCAACTCGATCCTCAGCGATTTTGTTGAACAGATTGAACTGCCGGTCGACCCCTCCCTGCACTTCCACTAA